CGACTTCATCTTCGCCGTCACCGGTGAGGAACTGGGCCTCGCGGGGACGCTGTCGGTGCTCGCCCTCTTCGCGGCTCTAGGCTATGCGGGTATCCGCGTGGCCGGACGCACGGAGGACCCCTTCGTCAGGTATGCCGCGGGAGGCGTGACCACCTGGATCACCGCGCAAGCGGTGATCAACATCGGTGCGGTGCTCGGTCTGTTGCCGATCGCCGGAGTCCCGCTCCCGCTGTTCTCCTACGGGGGATCCGCCCTGCTGCCGACCATGTTCGCCATCGGGTTGCTGATCGCGTTCGCGCGCGACGAGCCCGCTGCGCGGGCGGCGCTTGCCATGCGGCAGCCCCGCTTTGGTAGAAAGCGTGGCGGCGGCCCTTCGGGGCCCGGGAGATGGAACACGATGCGACGGCGTGTCTCGGCACGTTCGTCCGGAGAGCGGTGAATTTCGGTGCATGTCGTACTCGCCGGTGGCGGAACCGCCGGTCACATCGAGCCCGCGCTCGCCCTCGCGGACGCCCTGCGCAGGCAGGACCCGACCGTGGGCATCACGGCCCTGGGCACGGAGCGCGGCCTTGAGACACGCCTCGTCCCCGAGCGGGGCTACGAACTCGCGCTGATCCCCGCCGTACCCCTGCCGCGCAAGCCCACCCCCGAGCTGATCACCGTGCCCGGTCGGCTGCGCGGCACGATCAAGGCGACCGAGCAGATCCTGGAGCGCACCAAGGCGGACGCGGTCGTCGGCTTCGGCGGCTATGTCGCCCTGCCCGGCTACCTCGCCGCCAAGCGCCTCGGGGTGCCGATCATCGTCCACGAGGCCAACGCCCGACCCGGTCTCGCCAACAAGATCGGCTCCCGGTACGCCGCGAAGGTCGCCGTCTCCACTCCCGACAGCAAGCTGCGCGACGCCCGCTACATCGGCATCCCGCTGCGCCGCGCCATCGCCACCCTCGACCGGGCCGCGGCCCGCCCCGAGGCCCGCGCGATGTTCGGCCTCGACCCGAACCTGCCGACCCTGCTGGTGTCCGGCGGCTCCCAGGGCGCCCGCCGCCTCAACGAGGTCGTCCAGCAGGTCGCGCCCTACCTCCAGCAGGCCGGGATCCAGATCCTGCACGCGGTCGGCCCGAAGAACGAACTGCCGCAGGTGCACCAGATGCCGGGAATGCCCCCTTACATCCCGGTACCGTACGTGGACCGGATGGACCTCGCGTACGCCGCGGCCGACATGATGCTCTGCCGCGCGGGCGCGATGACCGTCGCCGAACTCTCCGCCGTCGGGCTCCCGGCCGCCTATGTCCCGCTGCCCATCGGCAACGGTGAACAGCGGCTGAACGCCCAGCCGGTGGTCAAGGCCGGCGGCGGGCTGCTGGTCGACGACGCGGAACTGACGCCCCAGTGGGTGCAGCAGAACGTGCTGCCCGTGCTCGCCGACCCGCACCGGCTGTACGAGATGTCCCGCGCCGCAAGCGAGTTCGGTCGCCGGGACGCCGACGACCTGCTCGTCGGGATGGTGTACGAGGCGATCGCGTCGCGCCGCGGACACCACTAGAGAACGGATCGGCGAGTGAGTCGAAGGGGCGTGTCGGTGTCGAGCGGCCGAGCGCGCGGAGGCCCGAAGGGCTGAGCACGGTCGGCCGCTCGACACCGACCGAGGCGCCCCGGAGGTGAACCGAGCCAGGAGAGGGAGTGCGCGTGGCCGGACCGACCAGCACCGCCGAGCGCGGCGCGGACGAGGATCTGGACTCCGGCCCGCCGCCCCGGCGGCTCCCCGGCCCCCGGGCGCTGATCGCCGCCGCGATCGCCCTGATCCTGCTGGGGGGCGCCACCCTCTGGGTCCTGTACGGCTCCTCGTGGCTGCGGGCCGACCGGGTCTCCGTGTCGGGCACCCGGGTGCTGACCGAGACCCAGGTGCGCGAGGCGGCCGCCGTGCCGCTCGGCGATCCGCTGATTTCCGTCGACCTCGACGCCGTCGAGTCGCGGCTGCTCAAGGAATTGCCCCGAATCGACTCGGTCGAGGTCATCCGCTCATGGCCCCATGAAATCGGGCTGAAAGTGAGCGAACGTACTCCGGTTCTGATTGTCGAAGCGGCCGATAATTCGGGCAAGTACGTCGAAGTGGACGCGAAAGGGGTGCGTTTTGCCACGGTTTCACGCGCCCCGGAAGGCGTTCCCGTACTGGAATTGACGGTGTCCCGGTCGGGTTCGTCCGCCGCCAGTCTGCGGCGATTCGGCGAGGACCGGCTCGTGCGGGCGGCCGTGGGGGTCGCCGGTTCGATTCCGGCCGCAATCGCCCACGAGACCCTGGTCGTCAAGGTCCGCTCCTACGACTCCATCTCGCTGGAGTTGAGCGGAGACCGTACGGTCGCGTGGGGGAGCGCGGAGAAGGGGCGTGCGAAGGCCCGTGCGCTCGCCGCCCTGCTGAAAGCGGCGCCGGACGCGGGGCACTTCGATGTGAGTGTCCCCACCGCGCCCGCGTCATCAGGGAGTTGACGCACATCCGCGCAGGCCAGCACCCTGGTTGGGCAGCGCTATGGCTGATCACATAGGGTGAAAAGAAAAACGGGAGGTTCGGCGTGTTCGTTGAACGTGCGCCACTTGTCGACTTAGTGTCCTGTTCGGAAGAGTCCAAGGAACAGTCACACTGGTAACCCTAAACTTCAGCGTTAGGGTTCGGGTCGGCGTTCGGACCGTCCCACTTCGGCATCAGTCGTCGGCTCGCGGGTACCCCGCGAAGCGGCGACACGTAACTCGAGGCGAGAGGCCTTCGACGTGGCAGCACCGCAGAACTACCTCGCAGTCATCAAAGTCATCGGTGTCGGCGGCGGTGGTGTCAATGCCATCAACCGGATGATCGAGGTCGGTCTCAAGGGCGTCGAGTTCATCGCCATCAACACCGACGCGCAAGCTCTGTTGATGAGCGACGCCGACGTCAAGCTCGACGTCGGCCGGGAACTCACCCGCGGACTCGGCGCCGGCGCCAACCCGGCCGTCGGCCGGAAGGCCGCCGAGGACCACCGCGAGGAGATCGAGGAGGTCCTCAAGGGGGCCGACATGGTCTTCGTGACGGCCGGCGAGGGCGGCGGCACCGGCACCGGCGGCGCGCCCGTCGTGGCCAACATCGCCCGCTCGCTGGGCGCCCTCACCATCGGCGTGGTCACCCGCCCGTTCACCTTCGAGGGCCGCCGCCGCGCCAACCAGGCCGAGGACGGCATCGCCGAGCTGCGCGAAGAGGTCGACACCCTCATCGTCATCCCGAACGACCGGCTGCTCTCCATCTCGGACCGCCAGGTCTCCGTGCTGGACGCGTTCAAGTCGGCCGACCAGGTCCTGCTCTCCGGTGTCCAGGGCATCACGGACCTGATCACCACCCCCGGTCTGATCAACCTCGACTTCGCCGACGTCAAGTCGGTCATGTCCGAGGCCGGTTCGGCCCTCATGGGCATCGGCTCGGCCCGCGGCGACGACCGCGCGGTGGCCGCCGCCGAGATGGCGATCTCCTCGCCGCTCCTGGAGGCCTCCATCGACGGCGCCCGCGGCGTCCTGCTCTCCATCTCCGGTGGCTCCGACCTCGGTCTGTTCGAGATCAACGAGGCCGCCCAGCTGGTCAGCGAGGCCGCGCACCCCGAGGCCAACATCATCTTCGGCGCGGTCATCGACGACGCCCTCGGCGACGAGGTCCGGGTCACGGTCATCGCGGCGGGCTTCGACGGCGGCCAGCCCCCGGCCAAGCGGGACAACATCCTCGGCTCGGCCGCGGCCAAGCGCGAGGAGCCCGCCCCGGCGCGGCCCGCCGAGAACCGCCCGTCCTTCGGCTCGCTCGGCAGCGTCAAGCCGAAGGAGGAGCCTGCGGCGGCGCCCGCCCCGGAGCCGGTGAACGACGTTCCGGTCGCCCCGCCGGTCCCGCCGTCCCGGTCCTACTCGGACAGCGCCGCGGAAGAGCTGGACGTGCCGGACTTCCTCAAGTGATAGGACGGCGCGAGAACGTGAGCGGCGCGCACTTCGCCTTCACCGACAGGTGGGGCGGGGTGAGCGCCGCTCCGTATGAGGAGCTCAATCTCGGCGGGGCCGTCGGGGACGACGCCGCCGCCGTCACGACCAACCGGGAGCTGGCGGCCAAGTCGCTGGGCCTGGAACCCGACCGGGTCGTCTGGATGAACCAGGTGCACGGCGCGGACGTGGCCGTGGTCGACGGACCGTGGGACTCCGGATCCGGATCCGGTTCTGGCTCCCTCCCGTCCGTCGACGCGATCGTCACCACCCGGCGCGGTCTCGCGCTCGCCGTCCTCACCGCCGACTGCGTGCCCGTCCTGCTGACCGACCCCGTCGCCGGGGTCGCCGCCGCCGCGCACGCGGGTCGGCCCGGCATGATCGCCGGGGTCGTCCCCGCGGCGGTACGGGCCATGACCGAACTCGGCGCCGACCCCGCCCGGATCGTCGCCCGCACCGGACCCGCCGTCTGCGGCCGGTGTTACGAAGTGCCCGAGGCGATGCGCGCCGAGGTGGCCACCGTCGAGCCGGCGGCGTACGCCGAGACCAGTTGGGGCACACCCTCCGTAGATGTGTGCGCCGGAGTGCACGCACAGCTGGAGCGCCTCGGGGTGCACGACCGGGAGCAGTCGCCGGTGTGCACGCTGGAGTCGCGCGACCACTTCTCGTA
The DNA window shown above is from Streptomyces akebiae and carries:
- the ftsZ gene encoding cell division protein FtsZ, producing MAAPQNYLAVIKVIGVGGGGVNAINRMIEVGLKGVEFIAINTDAQALLMSDADVKLDVGRELTRGLGAGANPAVGRKAAEDHREEIEEVLKGADMVFVTAGEGGGTGTGGAPVVANIARSLGALTIGVVTRPFTFEGRRRANQAEDGIAELREEVDTLIVIPNDRLLSISDRQVSVLDAFKSADQVLLSGVQGITDLITTPGLINLDFADVKSVMSEAGSALMGIGSARGDDRAVAAAEMAISSPLLEASIDGARGVLLSISGGSDLGLFEINEAAQLVSEAAHPEANIIFGAVIDDALGDEVRVTVIAAGFDGGQPPAKRDNILGSAAAKREEPAPARPAENRPSFGSLGSVKPKEEPAAAPAPEPVNDVPVAPPVPPSRSYSDSAAEELDVPDFLK
- the murG gene encoding undecaprenyldiphospho-muramoylpentapeptide beta-N-acetylglucosaminyltransferase — its product is MHVVLAGGGTAGHIEPALALADALRRQDPTVGITALGTERGLETRLVPERGYELALIPAVPLPRKPTPELITVPGRLRGTIKATEQILERTKADAVVGFGGYVALPGYLAAKRLGVPIIVHEANARPGLANKIGSRYAAKVAVSTPDSKLRDARYIGIPLRRAIATLDRAAARPEARAMFGLDPNLPTLLVSGGSQGARRLNEVVQQVAPYLQQAGIQILHAVGPKNELPQVHQMPGMPPYIPVPYVDRMDLAYAAADMMLCRAGAMTVAELSAVGLPAAYVPLPIGNGEQRLNAQPVVKAGGGLLVDDAELTPQWVQQNVLPVLADPHRLYEMSRAASEFGRRDADDLLVGMVYEAIASRRGHH
- the pgeF gene encoding peptidoglycan editing factor PgeF — protein: MIGRRENVSGAHFAFTDRWGGVSAAPYEELNLGGAVGDDAAAVTTNRELAAKSLGLEPDRVVWMNQVHGADVAVVDGPWDSGSGSGSGSLPSVDAIVTTRRGLALAVLTADCVPVLLTDPVAGVAAAAHAGRPGMIAGVVPAAVRAMTELGADPARIVARTGPAVCGRCYEVPEAMRAEVATVEPAAYAETSWGTPSVDVCAGVHAQLERLGVHDREQSPVCTLESRDHFSYRRDGATGRLAGYVWLD
- a CDS encoding cell division protein FtsQ/DivIB — its product is MAGPTSTAERGADEDLDSGPPPRRLPGPRALIAAAIALILLGGATLWVLYGSSWLRADRVSVSGTRVLTETQVREAAAVPLGDPLISVDLDAVESRLLKELPRIDSVEVIRSWPHEIGLKVSERTPVLIVEAADNSGKYVEVDAKGVRFATVSRAPEGVPVLELTVSRSGSSAASLRRFGEDRLVRAAVGVAGSIPAAIAHETLVVKVRSYDSISLELSGDRTVAWGSAEKGRAKARALAALLKAAPDAGHFDVSVPTAPASSGS